Proteins encoded together in one Mycobacterium noviomagense window:
- a CDS encoding SDR family NAD(P)-dependent oxidoreductase, with translation MVVGGSRGIGAAVAVQLARHGAAVVVNGRDREAAEETAAGITAAGRTAVAHAGSPSDQPTAESLIDRCIDDFGGIHILVNCAGIAEPVGSSILNITPADFRELLDAHLGTVFATCRAAAPRMVEQGGGSIVNTGSVAFLGDYGGSGYPAGKGAVNSLTLAIAAELKEHRVRANVVCPGAKTRLSSGPDYEAHVRELNRRGMLDDASMHASLDAAPPEYVAPMYAYLASDLAEHITGETFVAAGGFVGQLPRPTPAVIGYRDHHDSPPWSVSELAELMRQRVSG, from the coding sequence GTGGTCGTCGGCGGGTCGCGCGGTATCGGGGCCGCCGTCGCCGTCCAGCTGGCGAGGCATGGTGCCGCGGTGGTGGTCAACGGCCGCGATCGCGAGGCCGCCGAGGAGACCGCCGCAGGCATCACTGCGGCTGGCCGTACCGCGGTGGCACACGCGGGCTCACCGTCCGATCAGCCGACCGCAGAATCGTTGATCGACAGGTGTATTGACGATTTCGGCGGAATCCACATTTTGGTGAACTGCGCCGGGATCGCCGAGCCGGTTGGCTCATCGATCCTCAATATCACCCCGGCCGATTTTCGTGAGCTGCTCGATGCGCACCTGGGCACGGTGTTCGCCACTTGCCGCGCGGCGGCACCGAGGATGGTCGAGCAGGGCGGCGGCAGCATCGTCAACACCGGATCGGTAGCGTTTCTGGGCGATTATGGCGGCAGCGGCTATCCCGCCGGCAAGGGTGCGGTCAACAGCCTGACGCTGGCGATCGCCGCCGAGCTCAAGGAGCACCGGGTCCGCGCCAATGTCGTATGCCCGGGCGCCAAGACCCGGCTGTCCAGCGGGCCGGATTACGAGGCCCACGTCAGAGAGCTGAACCGGCGCGGAATGCTGGATGACGCCAGCATGCACGCCTCTCTGGATGCCGCGCCACCGGAGTATGTAGCACCGATGTACGCGTATCTCGCCAGTGACCTCGCCGAGCACATAACCGGCGAAACCTTCGTCGCCGCAGGCGGATTCGTCGGGCAGCTCCCACGGCCGACTCCTGCCGTCATCGGCTACCGCGACCATCACGACTCGCCGCCGTGGTCCGTATCCGAGCTGGCCGAGTTGATGCGGCAGCGGGTCAGTGGTTGA
- a CDS encoding sensor histidine kinase, whose amino-acid sequence MGRFHRRGLPLRVGLVAATLVLVACGLAVSGVAVTSILRHSLLNRADQTLLDASRSWVQAPRRISQLPYEGPNADRPPSKFYVRVLARDGRSWQAINDSHAEPALPADDDVGPEPVTVGSVNGSNVQWRAVSVRGPQGRLITVAFDLSDVQHTLRALIWLQVGIGAAVLLVLGIAGYAVVHRSLRPLLEVERTAAAIAAGQLDRRVPERDPRTEVGRLSLALNGMLAQIQQAVASSESSAEKARTSEDRMRRFITDASHELRTPLTTIRGFAELYRQGAARDVEMLMSRIESESRRMGLLVEDLLLLARLDAQRPLERRRVDLLALASDAVHDAQSIAPKRRIAMEVLDGPGTPEVLGDEARLRQVLSNLVTNALQHTPETADITVRVGTDGDNAVLEVADKGPGMSQQDALRVFERFYRTDSSRTRSSGGTGLGLSIVDSLVYAHGGKVTVTTAPGQGCCFHVSLPRITDVPAQVADPV is encoded by the coding sequence ATGGGCAGATTTCACCGACGAGGACTGCCGCTGAGGGTCGGCCTGGTGGCCGCCACCCTTGTGCTGGTGGCGTGTGGGCTGGCGGTTTCGGGGGTCGCGGTCACCTCGATCTTGCGGCACAGCCTGCTCAACCGGGCCGACCAGACTTTGCTCGACGCGTCGCGTAGCTGGGTGCAGGCTCCCCGACGGATTTCGCAGTTGCCCTATGAGGGGCCCAACGCCGACCGCCCGCCGTCGAAGTTCTACGTCCGCGTGTTAGCCCGAGACGGCCGCAGTTGGCAGGCCATCAACGACTCCCACGCCGAGCCTGCGCTGCCTGCCGACGACGACGTCGGGCCTGAGCCGGTAACGGTGGGCTCCGTCAACGGTTCCAACGTCCAGTGGCGGGCGGTGTCGGTGCGCGGTCCGCAAGGCCGCTTGATCACGGTCGCCTTCGACCTCTCCGATGTGCAGCACACGTTGCGCGCGCTGATCTGGCTGCAGGTCGGCATCGGGGCGGCCGTGCTGCTGGTCCTCGGCATCGCCGGCTACGCGGTGGTGCACCGCAGCTTGCGGCCGCTACTGGAAGTGGAACGAACCGCCGCGGCGATCGCCGCCGGGCAGCTGGATCGCCGTGTGCCCGAACGCGATCCGCGAACCGAAGTGGGCCGACTTTCGTTGGCGCTCAACGGGATGCTCGCGCAAATTCAACAGGCAGTGGCCTCCTCCGAGTCCTCGGCGGAAAAGGCCCGCACGTCCGAAGACCGGATGCGACGCTTCATCACCGACGCCAGCCACGAACTGCGCACGCCGCTGACCACCATCCGCGGCTTCGCGGAGCTGTATCGCCAGGGCGCCGCCCGCGACGTCGAGATGCTGATGTCGCGGATCGAAAGCGAGTCACGCCGGATGGGCCTGTTGGTGGAGGATCTGCTGCTATTGGCGCGCCTGGATGCGCAACGCCCGCTCGAACGGCGCCGGGTGGACCTGCTTGCCCTGGCCAGCGACGCCGTGCACGACGCGCAGTCGATCGCCCCCAAGCGCCGGATCGCCATGGAAGTGCTCGACGGTCCTGGCACACCGGAAGTGCTCGGCGATGAGGCGCGCCTGCGCCAGGTGCTGAGCAACCTGGTGACCAACGCGCTGCAGCACACCCCGGAAACCGCCGACATCACCGTGCGGGTCGGCACAGACGGAGACAACGCTGTGCTCGAAGTCGCCGACAAGGGGCCCGGCATGAGCCAGCAGGATGCGCTGCGGGTGTTCGAGCGCTTCTATCGCACCGACTCGTCTCGAACTCGAAGCAGCGGCGGCACCGGGCTCGGGCTATCGATCGTCGACTCGCTGGTGTACGCCCACGGTGGCAAGGTCACCGTGACCACAGCGCCGGGGCAGGGCTGCTGCTTCCATGTCAGCCTGCCGCGAATCACCGACGTGCCCGCCCAGGTGGCAGACCCTGTCTAG
- a CDS encoding WhiB family transcriptional regulator — protein MYAPERPARTLIHDSEAEPRTAWVSRARCRFSDPDELFVRGAAQRKAAVICRQCPVNLQCAAEALDNRIEFGVWGGLTERQRRSLLKQHPEVVSWADYFGAQRKDRSA, from the coding sequence ATGTACGCACCGGAGCGCCCGGCTCGCACCTTGATCCACGACTCGGAGGCTGAACCTCGAACTGCCTGGGTGTCCAGGGCCCGCTGCCGTTTCAGCGACCCCGACGAGTTGTTCGTGCGCGGTGCTGCTCAGCGCAAAGCCGCGGTGATCTGCCGTCAGTGTCCGGTGAACCTCCAGTGCGCCGCCGAGGCGCTGGACAACCGGATCGAGTTCGGTGTCTGGGGCGGGCTGACCGAGCGTCAGCGCCGCTCGCTGCTCAAGCAGCACCCGGAGGTGGTCTCGTGGGCCGACTACTTCGGTGCCCAGCGCAAAGACCGGAGTGCGTAG
- a CDS encoding glycoside hydrolase, protein MLSVSRDLLANGRGRWLAFAASLAVSATIFIAQGAKHPCCVAIPPGQAAAPTSAAGIPATTPKDPKPVPAGAPHIATAAEREMLAASAPTTAQQFLFALPAGIAPEQGLQVHTIRVARAISVLFPQITTIGGYRQDPLPWHPNGLAIDVMIPNFHSPDGIELGNQIAGLALANAKRWGVIHVIWRQAFYPGIGAPNWTPDSGSETANHYDHVHIATDGGGYPTGHETYYI, encoded by the coding sequence GTGCTGTCCGTGAGCAGAGACCTGCTAGCCAACGGCCGAGGGCGCTGGTTGGCATTCGCGGCCTCCCTTGCTGTCTCGGCCACCATTTTCATCGCTCAAGGCGCGAAGCATCCTTGCTGCGTTGCCATCCCGCCGGGCCAGGCGGCTGCGCCAACCAGCGCGGCTGGAATCCCGGCAACAACGCCGAAAGATCCGAAACCTGTGCCGGCCGGCGCGCCGCACATCGCCACTGCCGCGGAGAGAGAAATGCTGGCAGCAAGTGCGCCAACCACCGCCCAGCAGTTCCTGTTTGCCTTACCAGCCGGCATTGCGCCGGAGCAGGGGTTACAGGTCCACACTATTCGCGTGGCGCGTGCAATTAGCGTGCTGTTTCCCCAGATCACGACCATCGGCGGGTACCGGCAAGATCCCTTGCCGTGGCACCCCAACGGGTTGGCGATCGATGTGATGATCCCGAACTTCCACAGCCCCGACGGGATTGAGCTGGGTAACCAGATCGCTGGCCTTGCCTTGGCGAATGCGAAACGCTGGGGAGTGATCCACGTGATCTGGAGGCAGGCCTTCTACCCGGGGATCGGTGCGCCGAATTGGACACCGGACTCCGGCTCGGAAACCGCCAACCACTACGACCACGTTCATATCGCCACCGACGGCGGCGGCTATCCGACCGGGCACGAGACCTACTACATCTGA
- a CDS encoding response regulator transcription factor produces the protein MVSGAAQETTPEARVLVVDDEDNIVELLSVSLKFQGFEVHTATNGPAALDRAREVRPDAVILDVMMPGMDGFGVLRRLRADGIDAPALFLTARDSLQDKIAGLTLGGDDYVTKPFSLEEVVARLRVILRRAGKGTTQPRTSRLKFADIELDEDTREVWKAGEPVSLSPTEFTLLRYFVINAGTVLSKPKILDHVWRYDFGGDVNVVESYVSYLRRKIDTGEKRLLHTLRGVGYVLREPR, from the coding sequence ATGGTATCGGGCGCCGCACAGGAAACCACACCGGAAGCACGCGTCCTTGTCGTCGACGACGAGGACAACATCGTCGAACTTCTCTCGGTGAGCCTGAAGTTCCAAGGCTTCGAGGTCCACACCGCCACCAACGGCCCGGCGGCCCTCGACCGCGCCCGCGAAGTCCGTCCCGACGCGGTGATCCTCGACGTGATGATGCCCGGAATGGACGGCTTCGGGGTGCTGCGACGGTTGCGCGCCGACGGCATCGACGCGCCGGCGCTGTTTTTGACCGCACGCGACTCGCTGCAGGACAAGATCGCCGGCCTGACCCTGGGCGGCGACGACTACGTCACCAAGCCGTTCAGCCTGGAAGAGGTGGTGGCGCGGCTGCGGGTGATCTTGCGCCGCGCCGGCAAAGGAACTACCCAGCCGCGCACCTCTCGTCTGAAGTTCGCCGACATCGAACTCGACGAGGACACCCGCGAAGTGTGGAAGGCCGGCGAACCGGTGTCGTTGTCTCCCACCGAGTTCACCCTGCTGCGGTACTTCGTGATCAACGCCGGCACAGTGTTGAGCAAACCGAAAATCCTCGACCACGTCTGGCGCTACGACTTCGGCGGTGACGTCAACGTCGTCGAGTCCTACGTTTCCTATCTGCGCCGCAAGATCGACACCGGCGAAAAGCGGCTACTCCATACCCTTCGCGGGGTGGGATATGTGCTGCGGGAGCCCCGATAA
- a CDS encoding helix-turn-helix transcriptional regulator yields the protein MIGVVAEGAGNRSVENRAVADFLIAAAAQPSVLVIDGEAGIGKTTLWLAAIERARERGFRVLSAAAGQVESILAYAAVADLLSDVESALLTALPDVQRIALERVLLRSNGDGPATDQRVVAAAFLNVVEGLAAATPVLIAIDDVQWLDSSSKNVVAFAIRRLRGPVGALLTERIESDIENASWLQLNKPNGVERIRVRPLTLGGLHTLFLEKLGRSFPRPTMVRIAELSGGNPFYALELARAIGNRSPESDAALPATLAGLVRARIGRLEEDARDVLLAAACTAEPTVDLLARATGAGVERTVELLEEPESHDIIRIDGNRVHFSHPLLARSVYTDAGPARRRRMHRALADVVTLPELRARHLGLATTRADPETLRALDEAADAALARGAPAAAAELIELAIRLGGDTSSRRIRAAQHRFQAGDTERAQAVLAPTIDAMEPGPLRAIAFDLLAGMRMYDNSFLQAADRLEAALDDAKSNPVVLVQTLLMLSFVQLNSNEYGESLQHARQAVTVAEGLDISTLTSQALAMWVRASFTYGQGFDEAALRRALELEDPHIDVPIPFRASAINALILACTGRLEEAAAQMRAIRQHCVERGAEGDIVAIAGYSVWADIWQGRFGDAAKAADDAVERAEQLGGDHVLVIPLSVRAAVAAYTGRERDARADARAALTAQRGGSPRLPGYWPAMALAFLEVSLGRYAEALTTLQPVLSVFITIPGTEILSAWYIPDAVEAMIALGKFDDAEPLIEALERNGRRLDRAWMLAVGARCRSMSLAARGDVVAAEQIAQQAMTEHQRLPMPFERARTQLLLGQLQRRRRRKEAAAATLHEALSAFEAMGTPLWGERARAELARTKVSHARDPGLTPTEQRVAELAASGMTNRDVAAALFISPKTVEHNLSRVYRKLGIRSRAELGQWIKQRNVREIPDSPGASAH from the coding sequence ATGATTGGCGTCGTGGCCGAAGGCGCGGGGAACCGGTCGGTCGAGAACCGGGCGGTAGCCGATTTCCTGATTGCAGCGGCGGCGCAGCCGTCGGTTTTGGTCATTGACGGTGAGGCCGGCATCGGCAAGACGACGCTGTGGCTCGCCGCGATCGAGCGGGCCCGTGAGCGCGGGTTTCGGGTGCTCTCAGCCGCGGCAGGCCAGGTGGAGTCGATATTGGCCTACGCAGCGGTAGCCGATCTGCTGAGCGACGTCGAATCAGCTCTTTTGACAGCACTTCCCGATGTGCAGCGCATCGCGCTGGAGCGGGTTCTATTGCGGTCCAACGGTGATGGCCCTGCCACCGACCAGCGGGTGGTGGCGGCGGCCTTCTTGAACGTGGTCGAGGGCCTCGCGGCAGCAACCCCGGTGCTGATAGCCATCGACGATGTGCAGTGGCTGGATTCGTCGAGCAAAAACGTGGTCGCCTTCGCCATACGGCGGCTGCGAGGACCGGTTGGGGCGTTGCTGACCGAGCGGATCGAGTCGGACATCGAAAACGCATCGTGGCTGCAGCTGAACAAACCGAACGGGGTCGAGCGAATCCGTGTGCGTCCGTTGACGCTTGGCGGACTACACACGCTGTTCCTGGAGAAGCTAGGTCGGTCGTTTCCGCGGCCCACGATGGTGCGCATCGCGGAGTTATCCGGGGGCAACCCGTTTTACGCACTAGAACTGGCGCGTGCGATAGGCAACCGGTCGCCGGAGTCTGACGCGGCGTTGCCCGCCACATTGGCCGGACTGGTGCGTGCCCGGATCGGACGCCTGGAAGAAGATGCCCGAGACGTGTTGCTGGCTGCAGCCTGTACGGCCGAGCCGACGGTGGACTTGCTGGCGCGGGCCACCGGCGCAGGTGTCGAGCGGACGGTCGAGTTACTCGAAGAGCCCGAAAGTCACGACATCATCAGGATTGACGGCAATCGGGTGCACTTTTCTCACCCGTTGTTGGCGAGGAGTGTGTACACCGACGCTGGTCCAGCCCGCCGCCGCAGAATGCATCGGGCGCTAGCCGACGTGGTGACCCTGCCCGAGCTGAGAGCCAGGCACCTCGGGCTAGCAACCACCCGTGCGGATCCGGAAACGCTTCGGGCTCTTGACGAAGCCGCCGATGCAGCGCTGGCGCGGGGAGCACCCGCAGCCGCGGCAGAGTTGATCGAGCTGGCCATCCGGCTCGGTGGTGACACGTCATCGCGTCGCATCCGGGCGGCCCAGCACCGTTTCCAGGCCGGTGATACCGAGCGAGCCCAAGCGGTGCTCGCACCGACCATCGATGCGATGGAGCCGGGTCCGCTTCGGGCGATCGCCTTCGATCTACTTGCCGGAATGCGGATGTACGACAATAGTTTCCTGCAGGCCGCTGATCGACTCGAGGCTGCGCTCGACGACGCCAAAAGCAATCCTGTGGTGCTGGTACAGACTCTGCTGATGTTGTCGTTTGTCCAACTCAATTCCAACGAGTACGGCGAATCACTGCAACACGCGCGGCAAGCGGTGACAGTTGCCGAGGGATTGGATATTTCGACGCTGACCAGTCAGGCGCTCGCGATGTGGGTGCGCGCGAGCTTCACGTACGGCCAAGGGTTCGACGAAGCCGCGCTACGGCGCGCGCTGGAACTGGAAGATCCTCACATTGACGTGCCGATTCCATTCCGCGCCAGCGCGATTAATGCGCTGATACTGGCCTGCACGGGTCGGCTAGAAGAAGCCGCCGCCCAGATGCGTGCCATACGGCAGCACTGCGTCGAACGCGGCGCCGAGGGCGACATCGTGGCCATTGCCGGATACAGCGTATGGGCCGACATATGGCAGGGGCGCTTCGGCGACGCGGCAAAAGCTGCCGACGACGCCGTGGAGCGAGCCGAGCAACTTGGCGGTGACCACGTGCTCGTGATTCCGTTGAGCGTGCGGGCGGCAGTCGCCGCCTACACCGGGCGTGAGCGCGACGCTCGCGCCGACGCTCGTGCAGCCTTGACCGCCCAGCGAGGCGGCTCGCCCCGGCTGCCCGGTTACTGGCCCGCCATGGCGTTGGCGTTCCTTGAGGTTTCGCTTGGTCGCTACGCCGAAGCGCTGACCACCTTGCAGCCGGTCTTGTCGGTCTTCATCACCATTCCCGGCACCGAGATCCTCAGCGCCTGGTACATCCCGGACGCGGTCGAGGCGATGATCGCGCTCGGAAAGTTTGACGATGCCGAGCCGCTGATCGAGGCGCTGGAACGTAATGGTCGTCGGCTCGACCGTGCCTGGATGCTGGCTGTCGGTGCGCGCTGCCGCAGTATGTCGTTGGCTGCCCGTGGTGATGTCGTCGCCGCCGAACAGATTGCCCAGCAAGCGATGACCGAGCACCAACGGCTGCCGATGCCGTTCGAACGGGCCCGCACCCAGTTGCTGCTCGGCCAACTCCAGCGTCGCCGGCGCAGGAAAGAGGCCGCCGCGGCGACCCTGCACGAGGCGTTGAGCGCATTCGAAGCCATGGGCACCCCGTTGTGGGGCGAACGTGCCCGCGCGGAGCTCGCACGCACCAAAGTCAGCCACGCCCGCGACCCTGGGCTGACACCCACCGAGCAGCGGGTGGCCGAACTCGCGGCCTCCGGCATGACCAACCGCGATGTCGCAGCCGCTTTGTTCATCAGTCCCAAAACCGTTGAACACAACCTGTCGCGCGTCTACCGCAAACTCGGCATCCGCTCCCGCGCAGAACTCGGCCAGTGGATAAAGCAACGCAACGTTAGGGAAATCCCCGATTCGCCAGGCGCCTCGGCCCACTAA
- a CDS encoding HEPN domain-containing protein — protein sequence MTACAPDPDIVQAVFDDHAAIVAHLQNAGELSYSTTLESTFPKVMLLAAASNLEEQIKAAVIAFVRKTAGDSEEVVNFLRNKAIERQYHTFFQWDGKNANQFFSLFGENFKKRMKEIVDADPELRQSIRDFLDLGNARNSLVHGDYAAAAMDKSALDVLSQYHSACVFVRRLEATFSACAAER from the coding sequence GTGACCGCTTGCGCGCCGGATCCCGACATCGTCCAGGCAGTTTTCGACGATCACGCAGCCATAGTTGCGCATTTGCAGAACGCAGGAGAGCTATCGTATTCAACGACTCTCGAATCGACTTTTCCGAAAGTCATGCTGCTCGCGGCTGCCAGTAATCTTGAAGAGCAAATAAAGGCCGCCGTCATCGCTTTTGTAAGGAAAACCGCTGGCGATTCCGAGGAAGTTGTGAACTTCCTGCGTAACAAAGCGATTGAGCGACAGTATCATACATTTTTTCAATGGGATGGCAAGAATGCCAACCAATTCTTCAGTCTGTTCGGCGAAAACTTCAAAAAACGTATGAAAGAGATAGTTGACGCTGATCCCGAACTTAGGCAGTCGATTAGAGATTTCTTGGATCTAGGAAATGCGCGGAATAGCCTGGTCCATGGGGATTATGCCGCCGCCGCAATGGATAAGTCCGCACTTGACGTTCTTTCCCAGTATCACAGCGCCTGCGTATTCGTGCGGCGCTTGGAAGCGACTTTCAGCGCTTGCGCTGCGGAGCGATAG
- a CDS encoding DUF262 domain-containing protein: MVEALDHSNGSGAMKEEWRQIDADSEDAQIDEYDLTTSPNDFNVLTIYNFVKSGSVIIPGFQRNYVWDKKRASRLIESLIIGLPVPQVFLYEEDRNKFLVIDGQQRLMTVYYFMSGRFPRRDKRSELRAVFDQYGEIPDNILHDDAYFEPFNLQLPESGQGVVNKFSRLNYQTLGDYKMQFEMRTIRNMIVKQLRPSGDASSIYEMFNRLNTGGVNLTPQEIRSSLFHSKFYDSLYQWNMDRRWRELIGQEHPDLHMRDIEVMLRAFAMARNVDTYAPSMVKFLNRFSKAAQQEKPEGIAEFWENLDWFLSEVSTVPRSVWLTRQQKFLVNLFESVFAAAVRARAAGKLTRLDADAIMAIRESQDYIRHSQERTTDTENVKGRYRAAYGTLTS, encoded by the coding sequence GTGGTGGAAGCTCTGGATCACTCGAACGGTTCCGGTGCGATGAAGGAAGAGTGGCGTCAAATAGACGCTGACTCCGAAGACGCGCAAATAGACGAGTATGACCTGACGACGTCCCCCAATGATTTCAATGTCCTTACCATTTATAATTTCGTCAAATCCGGCTCAGTGATTATTCCCGGTTTTCAACGTAACTATGTTTGGGATAAGAAGCGCGCATCAAGGCTGATCGAATCGCTAATTATTGGCCTGCCGGTACCCCAAGTCTTCCTCTATGAGGAGGATCGGAACAAATTCCTTGTAATAGATGGCCAACAACGGTTAATGACTGTCTATTACTTTATGTCTGGACGATTTCCGCGGCGGGATAAACGTTCTGAGCTTCGGGCTGTCTTCGATCAATACGGTGAAATTCCCGACAATATTTTGCACGACGACGCATATTTCGAGCCCTTCAATCTACAACTGCCAGAGAGTGGTCAAGGCGTCGTGAATAAATTCAGTCGGCTAAACTACCAGACGCTTGGCGATTACAAGATGCAATTTGAAATGCGCACTATCCGAAACATGATAGTGAAGCAATTGCGACCCAGTGGCGATGCATCTTCGATCTACGAAATGTTTAACCGCTTGAATACCGGCGGTGTCAACCTCACCCCACAAGAAATACGATCCAGCCTGTTCCACTCCAAATTTTATGACAGCTTGTACCAATGGAATATGGACCGTCGGTGGCGCGAATTGATTGGTCAAGAACATCCCGACTTGCACATGCGGGATATAGAAGTGATGCTCCGCGCTTTCGCGATGGCGCGGAATGTCGACACGTACGCCCCTTCGATGGTGAAGTTTCTCAACCGATTCTCGAAAGCTGCTCAGCAAGAGAAACCCGAAGGAATCGCTGAGTTCTGGGAAAATCTCGACTGGTTTCTATCCGAAGTAAGCACTGTACCGCGGAGCGTCTGGCTCACGAGACAACAAAAGTTTCTAGTGAATTTGTTTGAGTCAGTTTTCGCGGCCGCTGTACGCGCCCGGGCGGCGGGCAAGCTCACACGGCTCGACGCCGACGCAATAATGGCGATTCGCGAAAGCCAGGACTATATAAGGCACTCGCAGGAGCGGACCACGGACACCGAAAATGTGAAAGGAAGGTACCGCGCTGCTTACGGGACCCTGACATCGTGA
- a CDS encoding nuclear transport factor 2 family protein: MSQETIQQSPALTASQSSWRCVQAHDREGWLALMADDVVVEDPIGEAPTNPDGTGVRGKDGVAAFYDANIAANQLTITCEETFPSSSPNEIAHILVLRSKFDNGVTSTVRGVFTYRVNDAGLITNMRGYWNLDMMTFGKAE; encoded by the coding sequence ATGTCGCAGGAAACCATTCAACAGTCGCCAGCTTTGACGGCGTCGCAGTCGTCGTGGCGGTGCGTGCAGGCCCATGACCGGGAGGGTTGGCTGGCGCTGATGGCCGACGACGTCGTGGTCGAAGACCCGATCGGCGAGGCACCCACCAACCCGGACGGCACCGGCGTGCGCGGCAAGGACGGCGTCGCTGCGTTCTACGACGCCAACATCGCCGCCAACCAGCTCACCATCACCTGCGAGGAGACTTTCCCGTCGAGTTCGCCCAACGAGATCGCTCATATCCTGGTGCTGCGCAGCAAGTTCGACAACGGCGTCACCAGCACCGTGCGCGGGGTGTTCACCTACCGGGTCAACGACGCCGGGCTGATCACCAATATGCGCGGCTACTGGAACCTCGACATGATGACCTTCGGCAAGGCCGAGTGA
- a CDS encoding DUF1906 domain-containing protein, with product MHDSTAPFGRGGQRSVSRREVLKYASAAPVLLGVGTLAATLDGHKAAAANGKLIDFTEHLVPADQIKAAGYDGAVVYVAESRPGANFDFKPVTRQYADALRAAGLHIVSNYQYGKPGWPDPSDYTRGYQGGVADAQTAQGLHAAAGGGDSAPIFFSIDEDIDSNTWKSIGAEWFRGINSVIGVGRTGIYGHSRVCGWAIKDGVVGRSTTAGHSWAWQTTAWSHGEREPAAVLYQSVVNTPSSPGPLLGGTHVDVDDVLATDFGQWDLDRR from the coding sequence GTGCACGATTCGACCGCGCCATTTGGACGCGGCGGACAGCGATCCGTTTCCCGACGCGAGGTCCTCAAATATGCCTCGGCCGCACCAGTTTTGCTTGGCGTAGGCACGCTGGCCGCGACACTCGACGGACACAAGGCGGCAGCCGCCAACGGTAAATTGATCGACTTCACCGAGCACTTGGTGCCCGCGGATCAGATCAAAGCGGCGGGCTACGACGGGGCAGTGGTCTATGTGGCTGAGTCGCGGCCCGGGGCGAACTTCGACTTCAAACCCGTCACCCGCCAATACGCGGACGCGCTGCGCGCAGCGGGACTTCACATCGTCAGCAATTACCAATACGGCAAGCCCGGTTGGCCTGACCCGTCGGACTACACCCGCGGATACCAAGGCGGGGTGGCAGACGCACAGACCGCGCAAGGGCTGCACGCTGCAGCCGGCGGTGGTGATTCAGCACCGATCTTCTTCAGCATTGACGAGGATATCGACTCCAACACCTGGAAAAGCATTGGCGCCGAATGGTTTCGGGGGATCAACTCGGTAATCGGTGTGGGACGCACCGGCATCTATGGGCATTCCCGGGTATGTGGGTGGGCGATCAAAGACGGCGTCGTGGGCCGCTCGACCACTGCGGGACATTCGTGGGCATGGCAGACGACCGCATGGTCTCATGGTGAGCGCGAACCGGCCGCGGTGCTTTACCAGTCGGTGGTCAACACCCCGTCGAGCCCTGGCCCGTTGCTGGGCGGCACCCACGTGGATGTTGACGACGTCCTGGCGACCGATTTCGGGCAGTGGGATTTGGACCGTCGGTAG
- a CDS encoding HIT family protein, whose protein sequence is MATVFTKIINRELPGRFVYEDDEIAAFLSIEPMTQGHTLVVPRAEIDQWQDVDREVFARVMAVAQLIGKAVCRAFDTLRAGLIIAGLEVPHLHVHVFPTRHLSDFGFANVERNPSPQSLDEAQAKIKAALAELGAA, encoded by the coding sequence ATGGCCACTGTCTTCACCAAGATCATCAACCGGGAACTGCCGGGCAGGTTCGTGTACGAGGACGACGAGATCGCCGCTTTCCTGTCCATCGAGCCGATGACGCAAGGGCACACGTTGGTGGTGCCGCGCGCGGAGATCGATCAATGGCAAGACGTTGACCGCGAGGTGTTCGCCCGGGTGATGGCGGTGGCGCAGCTCATCGGTAAGGCGGTGTGCCGGGCATTCGACACACTGCGTGCCGGGTTGATTATTGCCGGGCTCGAGGTGCCTCATCTGCACGTGCACGTCTTTCCCACCCGCCATCTCAGCGACTTCGGTTTCGCCAATGTGGAGCGCAACCCGTCCCCGCAGTCCCTGGACGAGGCGCAAGCCAAGATCAAAGCGGCGCTGGCCGAATTGGGTGCAGCCTAG